The genomic window TGGGAATTTCCCTACCAATATCCAGCGACTACTGAATTGTCCCTAACAGGAAGTTGGatcaaacaattaaaatatatttatatgtaactACTGTTGTATATgtcaatatatgaaaaaaacTGCTCTTTGTCAAAGATGTGCATTTAAGAACATAAGGTAAGTGTTTAGTTCAGTTGAATGATAAAAATTACCCTCTTTAACTTAATGttgttaaactgaatgaaacAATGCTGAAATAAGAGAGTGTGGTTTATCTGTCAATCAAATGCATGTGAATTTTGTGTTAGCAACAGTAGCCTATACTCCCAGTCACAATTTCTTTCAGAACCATCATTggtcattcatttttattattaaaataaagttatagtACAGCGTCATTTAAGTCaccacaaaatcaaaaattgaTGATTCAGAattttacagtgtttatttatcttttttttaaccCCCTTGCAGCGACATCTGATCTCTGATGATGTTTACTGGCACGAGGGCGGGatcaacctgtcactcacataagatccaccaatagcaaaccacaaccatccaatcaattcccaatggacaaaatcaagtcccaccctagATTTTTTCTAGtttgagaagccgtttcactctgatatacgtcacaatatggaagaaacGAACATTGCAACTTTCATTTCATGACACTGATCGCCGAAAAACACCTTGCCTGTAAGTGCTCTACACACTtataatcagtgttggggaaagttatttttaaaagtaatgcattacaatattgcattagctactccctaaaaaagtaactacgTTTACTTTTTACAGAAAGTtttgtgttacattacttttgcattacttcttctcatctgggctgggctgttttttataacaacaaaaaagttctatttttggcaaatcaAAAGTGAagtgaataagcctcaggctgaaggaaatgcaaattcacgtctgttcagtagagggcgcagctcaaacaaaccttatAGATGTGCTGCCATTCTGAAATGCATAATactttcccgaaaactcttctcctgattcacaaatacttcgtaaacgtcagaagtgatagtgaaatgtgtgtgtgtattaatgaattccaatcagtcgtaaatgggatgCGCGtacacgctcattctcaattaccctaaatcccgcccattaaatccgactgacaactatatatgggcatcatattatgacaccaaacgaaggattttggccatttgggGCCATTaatttgcccagccctattgaaatcaattaattatttgattaaagtgctccgtttgcagatgctattactggctctcacaataaaagtaaaaagaaaaaacgtatgtaattactatatataatattttttcaaaatgctgtgtaatgtaccttattaaggtgaattaataAGCAGCCTTAATAATGAGCAAAACATTCGgttgttaaacgcactatttatgcgtggctgggagcaggtgtagatttctttcgtaccaactaacatttggaaaatacgaacatttgaatgaatccgaaaatttacgccagaaccactttacacatgatttacacaaaaattcgttctgctcgtgtttcatttagtctagaactatgAATAACcgtcatgttcacacagcgcacaacGCACTCCCGATTTCTCTCGACATGGGACAGGAGAGCTgacagtcaataaatgggaacaCAAAGTAACTAGTAGATATTTTTTGTtgcaaatttaaaattaatgcgttactttactagttacttgaaaaagtaatctgattacgtaactagcgttacttgtaatgcattaccccaaCACTGCTTATAACATTACAGAACTGATCAATTGAAGTGATGTAGactaaaaaccttaatttcaaTCCCTGAGTAACATTTTTCTCCTAGTTATGAATGTACTGTATGCCTGTTTAGATATTCTATCATAAAGTACAGAAAGCTAAATTGTAATGTAGTTGGTTTACACCATCAAAATTATGTTATGCGTTATGATTGGGTTATCTACCATATCTacaaataaaggttttaggTAACATGAAATTGATTAGGACATGAAATTACCAATGTCAAAATCATGCTCTACAAAAAAGGAgatgaaaatgacctattaattgacattaaagtgaaattactgaacctaaacatacgagTTTGATaaagaagaaaatttcagatggcacttagaggcttttgcatcagAACTcttcatataaataaataaataaatatatatatatatatatatatatatatatatatatatatatatatatatatatatatatatatttatttatttatatatataaaacataaaacattggttcaaaaaaaataataataatatgttaaagttttaatgttttaagtaagatgaagatgtttttttttgccacaataaaaacacattttttaagtaacatgaacttaataattgtcaacatgaatgcaactatttaagttgatccgaCAAATTGTTTTAAGTAATttgtgtcatccaagctcaataaaataacaattacaagcaaaaagtctaacagcatttcagaacttgattttttatttcacaactatatatatatatatatatatatatatatatatatatatatatatatatatatatatatatatatatatcaaatagaTAGCAGTAACTTATGTGCAGGACAAATGAACCagtgaataatttttttaatcgcTTAATttacatgaaccatccacatgGAAGATTAGCAAAAATGTATTGGACTTCCAAACAACTACATATAATGGAGAAAACAATATAGGAGACTGAATttgattattttcttatttcGCCACTGTAACTGTAAAGCTGTGTGCATAATTACAATTActtaataactaaataaaataaaataaaaaaacagctttttgtcATTAGCAGCttgctattttaaaatgtagcatCACTACTTTTAGTTACTTCCCAAGCTATTCGGTTACTTCCAAAATACTGAAAATGAAGGAAATTAAATGTTCGACTAAAACAATATGAACCatcataaataaatgaaaaagaatGTCAAGAAATAAGACAATTGGTCCATAGTCTGGGCATAAAAAGCATAAAGGATCTTCTGGATGTGAACAATTTGTCATGTTAGTAGAGGTTTCTCAGAAGTTTTTGTTTGCAAATGGGATCTTTAGCGTGTGTTTCAAGGCCAGCGTTGTGTCCACCTGTTCAGCAGAGAGTAATGTGTGCCACTGAGCCACAGGTTTGCGTGGGTTAGACAGCATATCCGCCCAGTGACGCAGCTGGTTTCCTGTAGCATCACAGCCTAGATAGATCTTGCCAATCGCATCATTTCTGCTCATTTTGTCATGATCCCACACTGAGATGACCAGCTGGACTTTCTGTATGAGGAATGAGTGAAACAAACAAGTAAAAACAGAGCAAAGGGAAAACAGATTGAAAAATTCATCCATCACTCCATCCAGGGTCTAAAACTAGCACTCAAGAAATGCCAATAAAATAGGCTTCAAATGAAGTGAAGTTACTTGGCGTGGTTGAAATCGCAATGTAAGAATGATattctgatattacatctgtAGTTGTTTTTTCTCACAGAAATGAATCAAACCAACGCAGCAAActcatttttttccaaaaatccGTACAATGGGTCCAGTATCACTCACCTGAATCAGTTCAAACGACACTTCAAAGGTGAAAGATTCATTAAAGTATGGATTCAAAGTTCGCTTCTTTACTGATGTTTTCCTCTTCTTCCATTTCTTCTTATCCAGAACCAATTGAACTTTAACATAAGGgtctacaaaacaaaaaacagaactaTTAATCAATTTCTCTGCTAAACCTACTCTATAGCTGCCTAAAAGAATGTAATGGTTAAAAAACTTGAGTTGAAATAACAAAGATGAATATGGCTATTTTTCAACCCAATCTTTGGAAAAATGTTTCATGGCACATTCAAAGCAAATTGTCCAGTTAGTGGCGATAAAAGTGCATTCAGGTttatcagaaaaaaatgaatttgtatCTGGCAATGTTTTATTACATTGGTTGTTACGTATCGCAGCAGTTTGGAAATGAAATGTCCATTGAGAGGTGCTAAAAGATGTTCTATTGCGTTTAAAAAATAACTTACCACCTACACTAAAAacactagggctgggtaaaaatatagatttctcgattttaatcgattctgaTTTTTATGAAccaatatcgattcttaaatcccaagaatcgattagtctagtctgttttaagttgatgaatgaacagaaAATGTAGCACGCCTCTTACCAATAAaccgcaataatctttgtgctttgttacttttgatatgaagcaaagtctcagatttcaaatcacgtccatcttattatgagattcaaaaaatgtcctacgccttccctattctacttatggaaaaaacggaactgccgctgcgttcgttccgtaggtagaatatggaaggcgtaggacatacagcgtaagctttttgaagaatacgaaagtgttTTTGGCGGGAAGTTTGTTTCAGTCAGGAATGATTGCAGACTAGACTTCTGAGGATGTAGGACATTTTAGTATGTGAGTATCTCACCTGAAGAGCCTCCCTGGTCCATGCTCTTCAGGTTCTTGGCTTCCAGTATGATCACAGTGAGTTTACTACTAGTCGGGACATAACGAAGAGAGAAGCAGATCTCTCCCAGATGCTCTTGCTGTAATATGGACACAAGATGAAAGATGCAGTTAATTAGCAGACACATTTTGCATAGAGGttgctcttaaagggatagttcacccaaaaatgaaaattatcctataatttactctccctcaagctatcctaggtgtatatgtctttcttctttcagccaatcacaatcggagttatattaaaatatatattccgAGCtgtataatgggagtgaatggtaccATTTTGTTAAGCCCAAAAAAggacatccatccatcataaaagtaatccatacagttccagggggttaataaacaCTTTCAGAAGCAAAGCGATGTGATGTACACGAGTCTAGTTCCggtggaagagtgacctctaACCAGATGCAAAACGTACTGGCAAACATGGAAGCGCAGAggtaataacaaaaaaaacaaaaaaaacaaaacattgttcatgaattagaagtctaaaacaagaatttttaaagagaaatgttggaggagcctgagtttgttgcccagtcctatttgtttgaaccgtaAGAGGCGTCTACGCCGTCATACGctgggtcagaggtcactcttccgccAGAACATTACCGAAAGCTAGTGattacagtttataaagttataactatagatatttttcttacaaaaacccatcacttcactTTAGAAGTcctttattaaaggtgctaaagaggatcttttcgtcgactgagaaaccaaagactgttactgagtttttgaaatgagcgtatgcgtaagaacagcccccctccttcacagctcacttcacgggaacgcctcccaaaactcgcgCACGaacgtattggaacacgagtatTTGCCACCGGCATtctctgtgtcgtgttagtggattcattatgtcggactcaccgcaggtaactcataatctgcagttgttactcctgtctcctgacaaaaacatcgcatgcagcgcctgtggagtgtggaaagttactggagcgcgcagccacgctcgtctctcacaaggaacgtcacggcagtgattgacaagccagagggccaatcgtttacgtgatgatcgtgtaaacgattggctgaggtttttaaggccctacctcgtgcacagatgatgtatattaatattattattttcagtgcacctaataaatagtcttttatcagttagtaaagacagtttcaggtaatattgcaaaaatatataaaacaaaacatcctctttagcacctttaaccacCTGGatccatatggattactttaataatGGATGGAtatgcttttttgggcttcaaaacctAGGGTACCATTCaatcccattataaagcttggaagaggcatgatattttttaatataactggctgaaagaagaaagtcatatacacatagggtggcttgagggtgagtaacccTTTAACTCTGAGCCTATTGACGTGCATGGGGTCatgaaaatgtcaaatttaAAATTGTAGACTTCAGGGTGTCCTGTCCCAACCAATCAACTGCTCTGAACAAGGGTTGACACATAATCACCATTGCGCTGTTGAGTAGGACACTTAACATAAAGTTGCTCCAGGGAGACTCATTGTAATATTGCATGATGCTCTGGTGATGTGATGGAAACAAAATCCACCTGCTCTGGTCTTTGTCGAAAGATTCAATTCTTTTTGAGATTCAGTGTATTAGTAATTTTGTGACAGCACCATCCATACCACAGCAATTGGGCTAAACAACTTTCTGGGACCCCCAACTCATTTCCATTTAGTAGAATACTTTGCACTGCATATGAATATAATGTATGTGAACTAGTCACATGAAAAATGACCTCATGTTTGGAAGCTTCGCTCAGATCTCTCCACTCCTCAATCACATGATTCCAGTCCACCGTGGAAAGATTGAGTCTGATCTCACCGATGATGTCGTGTTTGGAGAATCTGTTAAAGTCATACACTTGCATCACCAGTATCGACTCAGTCAGCTCCTTCTGAGGGATCTACAAATGTGGTGAAAACAACACGTCAGTGTTTAGTTACTGTAAATAGGCTGTAAATGTAACAACTCCAGTTTAATGAGCTTGAGCGAGCATCAGGTCATTGTTCGAGCTGATAACAGAATATTCATGTGCACATGAATCTAGGACCATATGATAGTGAACGATTTTATATGCTGCGTGGTTTACCTGATATTTGAAATTTTCATTGAACACAGGGTTAAGGGTTTTCCTGAAGACTTTCGTCTCAAATGTTTTGAACTTGTTGGGAAGGATGTAGACTTTCACATAAGGGTCAGATGTTCCTCCTGAATCCATCGCTTTCAAAGCAGCAGCTTCTTTTATTCCTACAGTCAGCTGATAAGAAATATGGTAGGTTTATGAtcttaaaaacagttttttctaAAAGCTTAttcttaaagtccacatgaattCAAAACCTTATTTACTTTGTTAGCGCCCGTTACttgtcttgtggtgaacaattcatccatgcAAATAatccacaggaaaaaaaaaattttgtctTTGTAATCTTTAGTCAAAATCTGTGAACGTCTTCCTCTCTGGAATTGTGTTCCTTTAGCCTTTATTTTTCTTCATTCAATATTACATTTCATGACGTCACAATACTGAAGTAAAGTTGGTCTCATCTTCCGTTTCACCCAGACTTTACAGTAAATACAACAAACACTGTATAAACTAGGACTGTCTATGTATGATTTTCTTTGCTAATTAGTTAATTAATTAAGAGTTGGACTGGAAAGTGAAGGAAAATGAGCCAACAAGTGTGTTAAATGTCATGACATACATGTCAGAGTGTCCCAAGATGCACCTCATTTGGTTAATTGAATGTCTTGAGCAAAAATAAGCAAAATTTAGACTAATAATGGTGACTTTTGTAGAAGAGTATGAAATAGAAGGatgttttgatttgtttaatACCTTTGGTCACTACATAATTGCTATAATTCACTTTCATAGATTCAGTGAAGCTTTTAAAGTGTCGTTCGGGTTATTATGATACAGAATATCAATGTAAATATCAAACTTTATACTATTGCTTCATTATCTTAAAGACATAGCAATTTCTGTTTGTGCAGTGTGCATACTTCTGATTATTTCCTCAAAAGATATTTGCATTTTGGAATGAACAAATGTATGAACTATATGGTGTCCAATCCtgccactttcctgcagagttcagctccaaccccaattatacacacctgaaccagctaactAAGCATTCTAGAAATGTCTATGTAGGTGTGTTGAGGTATTGTAAGGcctcaacaaaaaaataaacaataaaagatCTCGTCCACACAAGCacggtttaaaaaaaatcgaCGCTATGAAGCGCTGACAAGAGCATGCCAAACCAACAGCTGGCAATATAACCATAACCGTAAAGCCATGTTGGCCAATCAGAAGCCTGAAAAAATGGTTATTATTACTGGTTAAGGTAGGCTAACAACATGTAAACAAAGGAGATAGTGGCACACAATCTGatgttaaacaaatgagataacAGTGTGCACTGTCACTGGCTACACGATAATACTGCAACCGGAGTTTATTAAAATCTTCACCCTGGCAGGAGTTTTCAAAAAGTTTGGTTTCAGTGGCCTGATACTGACGAACAGCCAAACTGTACTGAAAAACTTGCGGTTTTGAAAATACCCCTGTTCGTGAAGACAGGGCCTACGTtggagttaaactctgcaggagAACTCTGGAGAATGAAAGTGAATTAGTTCAGTGCCAATTAAGGGCACTGCTGTAAAATCAGTGAAAGTCATTTACCTCTGATCTGGATGCATTGAACTCCAGTGAATACTGCAGTTTTCCCCTCTGTTGGTCAGCTGATCCATATTCCACATCCTCTGTCTCAAGCTGGACCTGTCAGTACATCCAGTAATTGCCACCAAGAGGAATATTTTATTGCTCAGAGGTCAATTTTCACAGCTTGGAAAACTCAAAAGAGCTTGTTTGAATTAGATGAGGTttcaattaaagggttagttcacccaaaaatgaaaattctgtcattaattacttaccctcatgacgttttacacccgtaagacctttgttcatcttcggaacacaaattaagatattttgattaaatccgatggctcagtgaggcctctatagacagcaattcgtatttaaaacaggtcttacgggtgtggaacggcatgagggtgagtaataaatgacagaattttcatttttgggtgaactaaccctttaacaacaaTCGTATTTTCTTAGCCATCTTGCCAAGAAGTTACATACGtcacctttaaaatatcttaggagaaataaaaacagtcacAAGTGATACATTTATATACTGCAAGATTATAGAGCAATTAAAGTAATGTTAAAAGCATGGAAGTATTTGACGAGAACCATTTAAATGACTATCTTTGACTTTAAAAGACTTTTAAAGAAAATCTGAATAGAGTTTGTGACATGTTGTGAATTCTTCTTAAACTCATGTGGAGACAACTGAGATTACTAGGGTTTTTTGCTCAGTCTCCATTTGTTCTTCATATAAACTCATTGCTGACTAGCAGAAAAATTTAACCAGCATCCACAAGCATGGACGATCCATCTCTCACCAGTGCTGCGGTTGTAGTTCCTGAGATCCCTTTCATACTGATCTGCTGGTCCagcttcttcttcctcttcttttTCCCTTTGCAGCAGCATTTTACACAGCAGCATATCACACAGATGAGAATGAGCAGGATGATGGCGGCAAATATAGCATAGATGGCCCATCTTGGCACTGTTGtgacaaaaacaacaatattccatctttcatcacagcaccaaagcAGTGGTCCAGTATAGCACCATGAAACGCATCTGAAGGATGAGACGAAACCACGGCCAGGAGACTTAAGGCAAGTTAAACTTGTAGCAAGTGAAAATTGAGAAGCAAGAAATGTGCGCAAGGGGTGAAATTAGATAGGGGCCCATGGAGCAGGTGCTAAAACAAAGATTCATATGATATACTCACAAGGAATCCTGTCCAGTAAAGAGGGCAGGAACCCCGGAGCAGCTGTTGTGGTGTTGGTGTGTGTTTTAGTTGGTTTTAATGACGGTCTTGGTGTCATGGTGAAATGGATGAGACCGGTGGGTCACTGTAAATGCACATACAAAAGAGAGTGGTGGCTGGCAAGAGTTTTGAAAAGTTATGGTTGTGTTATTAGTAACCTTGTTTTGTGACGCCCCCTACTGGTTAGAATGGTACTGCAGCATTTTAGTCAGCCTGAAAAGAGTAGTTCGACTCAAaatttaagggatagttcacccaaaaaatggaCATTCTGTAATTATATCATTCTAAACCcatagaaaatataaaattgggGATAATcggaaattaaaatgaattcaatCATATAGAGATTGTGGcagtcaagctccaaaaagatCCATTAAAGAGGCCctgtcttctgaagccatattcTGCTTCTATTCTCCTATTGTGTTCcaccaaataaaaaaagaaactcataaaggtttgaaacaatatgaggatgagtaaataatgacagaattttacatTCGGAGTAAACTATTCCTATTATATTAACTTTTAACGAGAGGGGAAAAAATCCAGTCACAACACAAATTGTCTGCCATAAGGTTTTAGTATATATAAAGAAAGTACATCCTTTTGAATTCTATGGTTTAATGTATCAGGACATCATAAAAAGATCTTTAAAATTAGGTAAATACAACCTCAGATGAACAACAAAACATGACATATTACActgtgtcattatttatttaacaaaaataaagccaaaatggAGAAGCCATGTGTGACACTAAGTACACCGTATTATTTAATAGCTTGTTTAGCAGAAATAACTTGAAGTAATCATTTTCTGTATGACCCTCACATCGAATGAATTTTGGCCCGCTCTTCTTTACAACGTTGCTTCAATTCTTTGAGGTTTGTGGGCATTTGTTTATGCACAGCTCTCTTAAGGTCCCGCCGCAGCATTTCAGTTGGTTGAGGTCTGGACTTTGACTGGCCAGTGCAACAacttgattattttctttttcagccattCTGGTGTAGATTTTCTGGTGTTCTTGGGATCATTGTCCTGTTGCATGACCCAATTTCGACCAATCTTTAGCTGTCGGACAGATGGCATCACATTTGACTCTAGAATACTTTGGTATACAGAGGAGTTCACGGTCAACTCAATGGTCCTGTAGCTGCAAAACAAGCCCAAATTATGACTTCTCCACCACCGTGCTTGATAGTTGGTATGAGGTTTTTTTGCTGATATGCTGTGTTTGGTTTTCACCAAATGTAGTGCTGTGCATTATGACCAAACATCTCCACTTTGGTCTCATCTGTCCAAAAAGCCATTGTACCAGAAGTCTTAAGGTTTGCTGCCATGTTCTTTTTAGAGAGAGAAGCTTTCTCCTGGCGACCCTTTTTCTAATTGTATTATCATGaactttaacatttaacatgaGGCCTGTATGCTTGGGGTAAATTTGCCGGGACGTCCACGCCTGGGAAGATTGGCAACTGTCTTGAATGTTTTCCTCTTGTGAATAATCATCCTCAATGATAAACTTCAGATGGTCTTGTAACCCTTCCTAGATTGATGGTCATCACTTAACATTGCTGATGTCTTTTCTCCTTGGCACTGTgttaaaacacacctgaatgcTCCAACTGCCAAAACATCTGCTTTTATAGAGTTGGTCGTGGTGGCTGATGATTAATTAATCAAAGGCATTTGATTAGCAGCACCTGCTTCCTACCCTCTTCATTCCTTTGGAAGCAGTAagggggtgcttctcaatatccctcgTCGTCTCAtcgctcctccgtcctccatcctatgacccggaaaacaatcgagctcagccatcttgaaggacatctcaattctctaattgcaccgcGAGGAGGTGAGGAACGAGGAGTGAGGAGGCTTTCCTGAGGAgtcatgagcgaggatacacaggtgcatcctttgcggaagtcGTTCTCTTTGAGAAACGTGACGCacgcataaattctcctcccccttcttatctgtcacaataatttaaatgtatgctttacttttacagattaaataaactttatatctcTTAAATTTTAACtaggcatcttgctttattattttttcattttttttttaaataaccaaactttaacaacatgtggATCCCTCGAGcgcagctgatgacgctttgaagtgacgctaaagggagcgaggatttatcatttcacttgattcaattcctcaGTCCTCTCGTCTTTTCCTTGCGTCCTTTCCTTGCATCCtggaggggtggagctaagacgcgaggaaaggaagcaaggaaaggaaacgaggatgcacaaataagaattgagaagcacccaggGTGTACTTAGTTTGTCACCCATGGCTTCTCCATTTTGGCctagtttttgttaaataaataatgacacagTGTAATATGTGATGTGTTGTTGATCATCTGAGGTTGTATTTACCTCATTTAAAGACCTGCCAAAGACCAGATGATTTTAATGTCCTGATATGTAAGaccatataattatatatatatatatatatatatatatatatatacacacacaggtgctggtcatataattagaatatcatcaaaaagttgatttatttcactaattccattcaaaaagtgaaacttgtatattatattcattcattacacacagactgatatatttcgaatgtttatttcttttaattttgatgattataactgacaactaaggaaaatcccaaattcagtatcacagaaaattagaatattgtgaaaaggttcaatattgaagacacctggtgc from Chanodichthys erythropterus isolate Z2021 chromosome 24, ASM2448905v1, whole genome shotgun sequence includes these protein-coding regions:
- the syt8 gene encoding synaptotagmin VIII, whose protein sequence is MTPRPSLKPTKTHTNTTTAAPGFLPSLLDRIPLPRWAIYAIFAAIILLILICVICCCVKCCCKGKKKRKKKLDQQISMKGISGTTTAALVQLETEDVEYGSADQQRGKLQYSLEFNASRSELTVGIKEAAALKAMDSGGTSDPYVKVYILPNKFKTFETKVFRKTLNPVFNENFKYQIPQKELTESILVMQVYDFNRFSKHDIIGEIRLNLSTVDWNHVIEEWRDLSEASKHEQEHLGEICFSLRYVPTSSKLTVIILEAKNLKSMDQGGSSDPYVKVQLVLDKKKWKKRKTSVKKRTLNPYFNESFTFEVSFELIQKVQLVISVWDHDKMSRNDAIGKIYLGCDATGNQLRHWADMLSNPRKPVAQWHTLLSAEQVDTTLALKHTLKIPFANKNF